One Pseudomonas sp. FP1742 genomic window carries:
- a CDS encoding LemA family protein encodes MNVRHHYRSGLQVAALMLLTTVLAGCGINTIPTLDEQAKAAWGQVQNQYQRRADLIPNLVETVKGYAKHEEETLTAVVEARAKATSIQVDASTLDNPEKLKQFQQAQDQLTGALSRLMVVSERYPDLKANQNFLALQSQLEGTENRIAVARRDFILAVQKYNTELRTFPGRLWHTVMYSDLPIRETFEATSPGAEKAPEVKFQ; translated from the coding sequence ATGAATGTACGACACCACTATCGCTCGGGCCTGCAGGTTGCAGCCTTGATGTTGCTGACCACTGTGCTGGCGGGTTGCGGTATCAACACGATCCCGACCCTCGATGAACAGGCCAAGGCCGCCTGGGGCCAGGTGCAGAACCAGTACCAGCGCCGCGCCGACCTGATCCCCAATCTGGTGGAAACCGTCAAGGGCTATGCCAAACACGAGGAAGAAACCCTGACCGCGGTGGTCGAAGCCCGGGCCAAGGCGACGTCGATTCAGGTGGATGCCAGCACGCTGGATAATCCGGAAAAGCTCAAACAGTTCCAGCAGGCGCAGGATCAGCTGACCGGCGCGCTGAGTCGGTTGATGGTGGTGTCCGAGCGTTATCCGGACCTCAAGGCCAACCAGAACTTCCTGGCGCTGCAATCGCAACTTGAAGGCACCGAGAACCGTATCGCCGTGGCGCGTCGCGATTTCATCCTCGCGGTGCAGAAATACAACACCGAACTTCGTACTTTTCCCGGTCGCCTGTGGCACACCGTGATGTACAGCGATTTGCCGATCCGCGAAACCTTCGAGGCCACCAGCCCCGGTGCCGAGAAAGCGCCTGAAGTGAAGTTCCAGTAG
- a CDS encoding YgcG family protein: MRVLKVGLVLLLWVFALTARAELKFPELTGRVVDNAQMIEPAVREQLVQQLNAHEKTTGEQLVVVTLPDLQGADIADFGYQLGRYWGIGQKDKNNGALLIVARAERKLRIEVGYGLEDRLTDAQSSVIINQVITPAFKAGNFSKGISDGVSAMLVVLGGNPLNEPSTVYESRGNQESDFVARHPGIFVFLVLLFILTVFVGQMFGILPSGGGRGRGGFGGGGFGGGGGGFSGGGGSFGGGGSSGGW, encoded by the coding sequence ATGCGTGTGTTGAAAGTGGGCCTGGTGCTGTTGCTCTGGGTGTTTGCCCTGACGGCCCGGGCCGAGTTGAAGTTCCCGGAATTGACCGGGCGGGTGGTGGATAACGCCCAAATGATCGAGCCAGCGGTGCGCGAGCAGCTTGTTCAGCAGCTTAATGCCCACGAGAAAACTACCGGCGAGCAGTTGGTGGTGGTCACATTGCCGGACCTGCAGGGCGCCGATATCGCGGATTTCGGTTATCAGCTGGGGCGCTACTGGGGCATTGGTCAGAAGGACAAGAACAACGGCGCACTGCTGATCGTTGCGCGTGCCGAGCGAAAATTGCGGATCGAAGTCGGTTATGGCCTGGAAGATCGCCTGACCGATGCGCAGAGTTCGGTGATCATCAATCAGGTGATCACGCCTGCGTTCAAGGCTGGCAACTTCAGCAAGGGCATCAGCGATGGCGTCTCGGCAATGCTGGTGGTGCTGGGGGGCAACCCGTTGAACGAGCCGTCGACGGTGTATGAGTCGCGTGGCAATCAGGAGAGCGATTTCGTTGCGCGGCATCCGGGGATATTCGTGTTCCTGGTGTTGCTGTTTATCCTGACGGTCTTCGTCGGCCAGATGTTCGGTATTCTGCCAAGTGGAGGGGGTAGAGGCCGGGGCGGTTTCGGTGGCGGAGGTTTTGGGGGCGGTGGTGGTGGCTTCAGTGGCGGTGGGGGCAGTTTCGGTGGCGGCGGTTCGTCGGGCGGCTGGTGA
- a CDS encoding TPM domain-containing protein, whose translation MALLTEHEQRKVAEAIARVERDTDAELVTVLAARADDYAYIPLLWASLLALVVPGIVHYLTGWLTMHSLLLVQWVSFIVLCLVFRIPKVTTRLIPRSVRHWRASNLARRQFLEQNLHHTVGGTGMLIFVSEAERYVEILVDEGISKRLDNKNWDAIVAAFTQQVKQGQTLQGFVTCIEACGELLKVHVPVTQVRNELPNRLVVLS comes from the coding sequence ATGGCATTACTGACTGAACACGAACAACGCAAAGTCGCCGAGGCGATTGCCCGGGTCGAGCGCGATACCGACGCCGAACTGGTGACGGTGCTCGCGGCCCGCGCCGACGATTACGCGTACATCCCGTTGCTGTGGGCCAGTCTGCTGGCGCTGGTGGTGCCGGGTATCGTGCATTACCTGACTGGCTGGCTGACCATGCACAGCCTGTTGCTGGTGCAATGGGTCAGTTTCATCGTGTTGTGCCTGGTGTTCCGGATTCCGAAAGTCACCACTCGCCTGATCCCGCGCTCGGTCCGTCACTGGCGTGCCTCGAACCTGGCGCGCCGGCAGTTCCTGGAGCAGAACCTGCACCACACCGTGGGCGGCACCGGCATGCTGATTTTTGTCTCCGAGGCCGAGCGCTATGTGGAGATCCTGGTGGATGAAGGGATTTCCAAACGGCTGGATAACAAGAACTGGGACGCGATCGTGGCGGCGTTTACGCAACAGGTGAAACAGGGGCAGACGTTGCAGGGCTTTGTGACGTGCATCGAGGCGTGCGGCGAGTTGCTCAAGGTGCATGTGCCGGTGACCCAAGTGCGCAATGAATTGCCGAATCGGTTGGTGGTGTTGAGCTAA
- a CDS encoding SAM-dependent methyltransferase, whose amino-acid sequence MSVTATPASLAPDHHAQFIDLLQTSLDQNAFIKLVLAKYVGGEADLQRLIIKQLTVKDQPCLSFVYRYKTRDITKNLPIAEGVASIAALLPASFKNAHLLSLTDEAQLEYSKKGKSSLFKSKPQQLREVPSAEHNREKNRFLDLSRPFLKDLGVTNAQHELIPAMSRKWKQINKFIEVFSHALTSSPLALDKPVRVADFGSGKGYLTFAIHDYLRNTLKAEGEVTGVELREDMVKLCNSAAAKLEHPGLVFKCGDVRSVAPSELDVMIALHACDIATDYAIHTGIRSGASIIMCSPCCHKQIRLQIQSPALLKPMLQYGLHLGQQAEMVTDSLRALFLEACGYETKVFEFISLDHTNKNKMILAVKRAEPVDPAQLLVKIQELKDFYHISEHCLETLLRADGYL is encoded by the coding sequence ATGTCTGTCACCGCCACCCCCGCCAGCCTCGCGCCGGATCACCACGCCCAGTTCATCGACCTGCTGCAAACCAGTCTCGATCAGAACGCCTTCATCAAACTGGTGCTGGCCAAATACGTCGGCGGCGAAGCGGATTTACAGCGGTTGATCATCAAGCAGCTGACGGTCAAGGATCAGCCGTGCCTGTCCTTCGTCTACCGCTACAAGACCCGCGACATCACCAAGAACCTGCCGATTGCCGAAGGCGTGGCGAGCATTGCCGCGCTGTTACCGGCGTCGTTCAAGAATGCGCATTTACTGTCATTGACCGACGAAGCCCAGCTCGAATACAGCAAAAAGGGCAAGTCTTCGCTGTTCAAGAGCAAACCCCAGCAATTGCGCGAGGTACCGTCCGCCGAGCACAACCGTGAGAAGAACCGTTTCCTCGACCTGAGCCGGCCGTTCCTCAAGGACCTCGGCGTGACCAACGCGCAGCACGAACTGATCCCGGCGATGTCGCGCAAGTGGAAGCAGATCAACAAGTTCATCGAAGTCTTCAGTCACGCGCTGACCTCTTCGCCGCTGGCGCTGGACAAGCCGGTACGGGTGGCGGATTTCGGCTCGGGCAAGGGTTACCTGACGTTCGCGATCCATGACTACCTGCGCAACACCCTGAAAGCCGAGGGCGAAGTGACTGGCGTCGAACTGCGCGAAGACATGGTCAAGCTGTGCAACAGCGCGGCGGCGAAGCTGGAGCATCCGGGGCTGGTGTTCAAATGCGGTGATGTGCGCAGCGTGGCGCCGAGCGAGCTGGATGTGATGATCGCGTTGCATGCCTGCGACATCGCCACCGACTATGCGATTCATACCGGCATTCGTTCCGGCGCTTCGATCATCATGTGCTCGCCGTGCTGCCACAAACAGATCCGCCTGCAGATCCAGAGCCCGGCATTACTCAAGCCGATGCTGCAATACGGCCTGCACCTGGGCCAGCAGGCGGAAATGGTCACCGACAGTTTGCGTGCGTTGTTTCTGGAAGCCTGCGGCTACGAGACCAAGGTGTTCGAGTTCATCTCACTGGACCACACCAACAAGAACAAGATGATTCTGGCGGTCAAACGCGCCGAGCCGGTGGACCCGGCTCAGTTGTTGGTGAAGATCCAGGAACTGAAGGATTTCTACCACATCAGCGAGCATTGCCTGGAAACATTGCTGCGGGCTGATGGCTACCTCTGA
- a CDS encoding DMT family transporter, producing MSSRENTGMALGLLGVVIFSLTLPFTRIVVQELHPLLNGLGRALFAAIPAALLLLWHREKWPTWKQIKGLTLVIAGVILGFPVLSAWAMQTLPASHGALVNGLQPLCVALYAAWLSHERPSKAFWACAALGSALVLGYALISGAGSIQAGDLLMLGAIAVGGLGYAEGGRLAREMGGWQVICWALVLSTPLLIGPVLYLALQHQGEISAKTWWAFGYVSLFSQFIGFFAWYAGLAMGGIARVSQIQLLQIFFTIAFSALFFGEQVEPITWLFAAGVIVTVMLGRKTAVKPHVGAGLLAKAECQSTSMLNDNPSSRASPLPQDQR from the coding sequence ATGTCTTCACGCGAAAACACCGGCATGGCCCTCGGCCTGCTCGGCGTCGTTATCTTCAGCCTGACCCTGCCCTTCACACGAATCGTCGTGCAAGAACTCCATCCGCTGCTCAACGGCCTCGGTCGTGCGCTGTTCGCGGCGATTCCGGCAGCGCTGCTGTTGCTGTGGCACCGGGAAAAATGGCCCACGTGGAAACAGATCAAAGGCCTGACGCTGGTGATCGCCGGTGTCATTCTCGGTTTCCCGGTGCTGTCGGCCTGGGCCATGCAGACGTTGCCCGCCTCCCACGGCGCACTGGTCAACGGCTTGCAACCGCTGTGCGTGGCGCTATATGCCGCGTGGCTGTCCCATGAGCGTCCGTCGAAAGCCTTCTGGGCCTGCGCCGCGCTGGGCAGTGCACTGGTGCTCGGTTATGCGCTGATCAGCGGCGCCGGCAGCATTCAGGCCGGTGATTTGCTGATGCTCGGGGCGATTGCCGTGGGTGGGCTGGGTTATGCCGAAGGCGGCCGGTTAGCCAGGGAGATGGGCGGTTGGCAGGTGATCTGCTGGGCGCTGGTGCTGTCGACGCCGTTGCTGATCGGGCCGGTGTTGTACCTGGCGCTGCAACATCAGGGCGAGATTTCGGCCAAGACCTGGTGGGCCTTCGGTTATGTCTCGCTGTTTTCGCAGTTCATCGGGTTCTTTGCCTGGTACGCCGGGCTGGCCATGGGCGGCATTGCCCGGGTCAGTCAGATCCAGTTGCTGCAGATCTTCTTCACCATCGCGTTTTCGGCGTTGTTCTTTGGTGAGCAGGTCGAACCGATTACCTGGCTGTTTGCAGCCGGGGTGATCGTGACGGTGATGCTCGGGCGCAAGACCGCAGTCAAACCCCATGTGGGAGCGGGCTTGCTCGCGAAAGCGGAGTGCCAGTCGACATCAATGTTGAATGATAATCCGTCTTCGCGAGCAAGCCCGCTCCCACAGGATCAGAGGTAG
- a CDS encoding DJ-1/PfpI family protein: protein MAAKKILMLVGDYVEDYEVMVPFQALLMVGHTVHAVCPDKSAGQTVRTAIHDFEGDQTYSEKPGHLFALNFDFAKVDAADYDALLIPGGRAPEYLRLNEKVLALVQAFDKAGKPIAAVCHGAQLLAAAGILEGRECSAYPACAPEVRLAGGTYIDIPVTEGHVQGNLATAPAWPAHPSWLAGFLGLLGTKITL from the coding sequence ATGGCTGCTAAAAAAATCCTGATGCTGGTCGGTGATTACGTCGAAGACTATGAAGTGATGGTGCCGTTCCAGGCGCTGCTGATGGTCGGTCACACGGTGCATGCCGTTTGCCCGGACAAATCCGCCGGCCAGACCGTGCGCACCGCGATCCATGACTTCGAAGGCGACCAGACCTACAGCGAAAAACCCGGTCACCTGTTTGCCCTGAATTTCGATTTCGCCAAGGTCGATGCGGCGGACTACGACGCGCTGCTGATCCCGGGCGGTCGTGCGCCGGAGTACCTGCGGCTGAACGAAAAAGTCCTGGCGCTGGTGCAAGCGTTCGACAAGGCCGGCAAACCAATCGCCGCCGTGTGTCATGGCGCGCAATTGCTGGCCGCCGCCGGGATTCTTGAAGGTCGCGAATGCAGCGCCTACCCGGCCTGTGCCCCGGAAGTGCGCCTGGCCGGCGGCACGTACATCGATATCCCGGTGACGGAAGGTCATGTTCAAGGCAATCTGGCCACTGCTCCGGCCTGGCCGGCGCATCCGAGCTGGCTGGCCGGTTTCCTCGGGTTGCTGGGCACCAAAATCACGCTGTAA
- a CDS encoding ribbon-helix-helix domain-containing protein codes for MCELYVKADPILYESRSRSLRICGVVTTLRLENQFWDILSEIAEVDGMTTNQLIAKLYEEVMDYRGEVVNFASFLRVSCMRYLSQRRVQAPELSVVRAVVK; via the coding sequence ATGTGCGAGCTCTACGTCAAGGCCGACCCGATTCTCTACGAATCGCGCTCCCGCTCGCTGCGCATCTGCGGGGTGGTCACCACCCTGCGGCTGGAGAACCAGTTCTGGGACATCCTCAGCGAAATCGCCGAGGTCGATGGCATGACCACCAATCAGTTGATCGCCAAATTGTATGAAGAGGTGATGGACTACCGCGGCGAAGTGGTGAATTTCGCCTCGTTCTTGCGGGTCAGTTGCATGCGCTATTTGAGTCAGCGCCGAGTGCAGGCGCCTGAGTTGTCGGTGGTGCGGGCGGTGGTGAAGTAG
- a CDS encoding YegP family protein, whose translation MSGWYEVSKTSNGQFKFVLKAANAETILTSELYTTRKAADSGIASVQANSPLDERYEKKNTKDGHPYFNLKAGNHEIIGSSESYSSDAARDKGIASVKANGPTTVIKDKTLPVF comes from the coding sequence ATGTCTGGATGGTACGAAGTGAGCAAAACCAGCAATGGTCAGTTCAAGTTTGTGTTGAAAGCGGCCAACGCCGAAACTATTCTGACCAGCGAGCTCTACACCACGCGCAAAGCGGCCGACAGCGGTATCGCCTCGGTCCAGGCCAATAGCCCGCTGGACGAACGCTACGAGAAAAAAAACACCAAGGACGGCCATCCTTACTTCAATCTGAAGGCCGGTAACCACGAGATCATTGGCAGCAGCGAGTCCTACTCGTCCGATGCCGCGCGGGATAAAGGCATCGCCAGCGTCAAGGCCAACGGCCCGACCACGGTGATCAAGGACAAGACCTTGCCGGTGTTCTAA
- a CDS encoding dihydrodipicolinate synthase family protein, whose amino-acid sequence MSTANIHGIIGYTITPFTAQGEGVDLDALGRSIDRLIDSGVHAIAPLGSTGEGAYLSDGEWDQVSEFSIRHVAKRVPTIVSVSDLTTAKAVRRARFAEAHGADVVMVLPASYWKLSEAEILAHYRAIGESIGVPIMLYNNPATSGTDMSVELILRIFNAVDNVTMVKESTGDIQRMHKLQLLGEGRVPFYNGCNPLALEAFAAGAKGWCTAAPNLIPQLNLDLYEAVLANDLSKARELFYRQLPLLDFILKGGLPATIKAGLRLTGLEAGDPRLPVFALGEAGSGQLQGLLNALR is encoded by the coding sequence ATGTCGACCGCAAACATTCACGGCATCATCGGCTACACCATCACCCCGTTCACCGCCCAGGGCGAAGGCGTCGATCTCGACGCGCTCGGGCGTTCCATCGACCGCCTGATCGACAGCGGCGTCCACGCCATCGCCCCATTGGGCAGCACCGGCGAAGGCGCTTATTTGAGCGATGGGGAATGGGATCAGGTCAGCGAATTCAGCATCCGGCACGTCGCCAAACGTGTCCCGACCATCGTCAGCGTGTCCGACCTGACCACGGCCAAAGCCGTGCGCCGCGCGCGTTTCGCCGAGGCCCACGGCGCCGACGTGGTGATGGTGCTGCCGGCGTCGTACTGGAAACTCAGCGAAGCGGAAATCCTCGCCCACTACCGCGCCATCGGCGAGAGCATCGGCGTGCCAATCATGCTCTACAACAATCCGGCCACCAGCGGTACCGATATGTCGGTGGAGCTGATCCTGCGGATTTTCAACGCCGTCGACAACGTCACCATGGTCAAGGAAAGCACCGGCGACATTCAGCGCATGCACAAACTGCAACTGTTGGGCGAAGGCCGGGTGCCGTTCTATAACGGCTGCAATCCATTGGCACTGGAAGCGTTCGCGGCCGGCGCCAAAGGCTGGTGCACAGCGGCGCCGAACCTGATCCCGCAGCTCAATCTCGACTTGTACGAAGCGGTATTGGCCAATGATCTGAGCAAGGCTCGCGAACTGTTCTATCGCCAGTTGCCGTTGTTGGACTTCATCCTCAAGGGCGGCCTGCCGGCGACCATCAAGGCCGGTTTGCGCCTGACCGGGCTGGAAGCGGGTGACCCGCGGCTGCCGGTGTTTGCGTTGGGTGAGGCAGGCAGCGGTCAGTTGCAGGGTTTGTTAAACGCATTGCGCTGA
- a CDS encoding aldolase, with product MAKTLALPKEQLVKQALNQMQNTLADNTWTDRQKLALTCRILFENGHDSGLAGQITARGPQPGTYYTQQLGLGFDEITAGNLLLVNEDLEVLEGHGMPNPANRFHSWVYRARPDVNCIIHTHPTHVAALSMLEVPLQISHMDFCPLYDDCAFLEGWPGVPVGNEEGELIAGALGDKRAILLSHHGQLSTGATIEEACVIAQLIERAAKLQLLAMAAGSIKPILPELGREAHDWISKPKRHAAAFNYYARQNLRQHADCLN from the coding sequence ATGGCCAAGACATTAGCACTGCCCAAAGAGCAACTGGTCAAGCAAGCGCTGAACCAGATGCAAAACACCCTGGCGGATAATACGTGGACCGACCGGCAAAAGCTGGCCCTGACCTGCCGCATTCTGTTCGAAAACGGTCACGACTCCGGCCTTGCCGGGCAAATCACCGCCCGCGGCCCGCAACCAGGCACCTATTACACCCAGCAACTGGGGCTGGGTTTCGACGAGATCACGGCAGGCAATCTGTTGCTGGTCAACGAAGACCTGGAAGTGCTTGAAGGCCACGGCATGCCCAACCCGGCCAACCGCTTCCATAGCTGGGTGTACCGCGCCCGGCCGGACGTGAACTGCATCATTCACACGCACCCGACTCACGTCGCGGCGCTGTCGATGCTGGAAGTACCGCTGCAGATTTCCCACATGGACTTCTGCCCACTCTACGACGACTGCGCATTTCTCGAAGGCTGGCCGGGAGTGCCCGTGGGCAATGAAGAAGGCGAACTGATTGCCGGGGCCTTGGGCGACAAGCGGGCGATCCTGCTTTCCCACCATGGGCAGTTGTCCACCGGCGCGACCATTGAAGAAGCCTGCGTCATTGCGCAATTGATCGAACGCGCAGCGAAGTTGCAATTGCTGGCCATGGCCGCGGGTTCGATCAAACCGATTCTTCCCGAGCTGGGCCGTGAAGCCCATGACTGGATATCCAAGCCCAAGCGCCACGCCGCCGCGTTCAACTATTACGCCCGGCAGAACCTGCGCCAACACGCCGATTGCCTGAACTGA
- a CDS encoding helix-turn-helix domain-containing protein, whose product MSIRLKLLRKKLGVTLEALAEKSGMTKSYLSKVERGLNTPSIAAALKLARALNVKVEELFSEDSVSLDSYSLVRSDERQSLAANDQSPGYAVLARQVSERSLLPFIIYPPTEFTDKTFKEHLGEEFLFVHEGQVEVDFMNERVLLNRGDALHFNAQKPHRIRSVGEVQAQLLVVVHSAEE is encoded by the coding sequence ATGTCTATCCGTTTGAAATTATTGAGAAAAAAACTTGGCGTGACGCTGGAGGCCCTGGCCGAAAAATCCGGCATGACCAAGAGCTATCTGTCGAAAGTCGAGCGTGGGCTGAATACCCCGTCGATCGCGGCCGCGCTGAAACTGGCCAGGGCGTTGAATGTGAAAGTCGAGGAGTTGTTTTCCGAAGACAGCGTCAGCCTCGACAGCTACAGCCTGGTACGCAGCGACGAACGCCAGTCCCTGGCCGCCAACGACCAGAGCCCGGGTTATGCAGTGCTGGCCCGTCAGGTCAGTGAGCGCAGCCTGCTGCCGTTCATCATTTACCCGCCGACCGAGTTCACCGACAAAACCTTTAAGGAACACTTGGGGGAAGAGTTTCTGTTCGTCCACGAAGGGCAGGTGGAAGTGGACTTCATGAACGAGCGGGTGCTGCTCAATCGTGGGGATGCACTGCACTTCAATGCGCAGAAACCCCATCGCATCAGGTCAGTGGGCGAGGTGCAGGCGCAGTTGCTGGTGGTGGTGCACAGCGCCGAGGAATGA
- a CDS encoding DUF4917 family protein yields the protein MTDFQDVDAHLEDWNALRATASFGGLLVGNGASRAVWDDFGYDSLFENARTVEEKPLSQSELSVFDAMQTRSFEQVLSALKTTSRVNKALAVSSAAPRNRYYAIKEALINTVHAVHIPWRLVKPSTLATINQELGSYRTVFTTNYDLLSYWAIQHRPDVVTDLFQGAEPSFDLSASATDKPRLLYLHGGLHLVRNQDGTARKLMSTEGTLLGNFAINNTIKTLDDVPLFVNEGPAQDKLKTIRSSDYLSFCYDQLLGHGDGLCIFGQALGEQDSHIVHALRQAKPKVVAISIYPRSKAFIQHQKRHYTKVFEGTGVELRFFDSKTHALGSPKLSVPVEA from the coding sequence ATGACCGATTTCCAGGATGTCGATGCCCACCTTGAAGACTGGAACGCCTTGCGCGCCACCGCCTCGTTCGGCGGCCTGCTGGTGGGTAACGGCGCCAGCCGCGCCGTGTGGGACGACTTCGGCTACGATTCGCTGTTCGAAAACGCCCGCACCGTCGAAGAAAAACCGCTGAGCCAGTCCGAGCTGAGCGTGTTCGACGCGATGCAGACGCGCAGTTTCGAGCAGGTTCTCAGTGCGCTGAAAACCACCAGCCGGGTCAACAAGGCCCTGGCCGTCAGCTCTGCGGCACCACGCAATCGCTACTACGCAATCAAGGAAGCGCTGATCAACACCGTGCACGCGGTACACATCCCGTGGCGGCTGGTGAAGCCTTCGACGCTGGCGACCATCAATCAGGAACTGGGCAGCTATCGGACGGTGTTTACCACCAACTACGACTTGCTCAGCTATTGGGCGATCCAGCATCGGCCGGACGTCGTTACCGATCTGTTCCAGGGTGCCGAGCCGAGCTTCGATTTGAGCGCCAGCGCCACTGACAAGCCACGTTTGTTGTACCTGCACGGCGGCCTGCATCTGGTGCGCAATCAGGACGGCACGGCGCGCAAACTGATGTCGACCGAAGGGACGTTGCTGGGCAATTTCGCCATCAACAATACGATCAAGACCCTCGACGACGTGCCGCTGTTCGTCAACGAAGGCCCGGCGCAGGACAAGCTCAAGACGATTCGCAGTTCGGATTACCTGTCGTTCTGCTACGACCAGTTACTGGGCCATGGCGACGGGTTGTGCATCTTCGGGCAGGCCCTTGGCGAGCAGGACAGTCACATCGTTCATGCGTTGCGCCAGGCGAAGCCGAAAGTCGTAGCGATCTCGATTTACCCGCGCAGCAAGGCGTTCATCCAGCATCAGAAACGGCATTACACGAAGGTGTTCGAAGGGACGGGTGTGGAGTTGCGGTTTTTTGATTCGAAGACCCATGCGCTGGGTAGTCCAAAGTTATCGGTTCCGGTCGAAGCTTAG
- the yiaY gene encoding L-threonine dehydrogenase, translated as MSSTFFIPAVNIMGNGCLDEAMDAIGKYGFRKALIVTDTGLAKAGVATMIAEKLAIQDIDSVIFDGAKPNPSIANVELGLGLLKESRCDFVVSLGGGSPHDCAKGIALCATNGGTIRDYEGVDRSAKPQLPLIAINTTAGTASEMTRFCIITDESRHVKMAIVDRNVTPLLSVNDPALMVAMPKGLTAATGMDALTHAIEAYVSTAANPITDACALKAVTLISNNLRLAVQNGSDMTARENMAYAQFLAGMAFNNASLGYVHAMAHQLGGFYDLPHGVCNAVLLPHVQSFNALVCAPRLTDVAHAMGADIRGLSPEEGAQAAITAIRSLARDVDIPAGLRELGARLNDIPVLASNALKDACGLTNPRAADQRQIEEIFRSAF; from the coding sequence ATGAGCAGTACGTTTTTCATCCCCGCCGTGAACATCATGGGTAACGGTTGCCTCGACGAAGCCATGGACGCCATCGGCAAGTATGGTTTTCGCAAGGCACTGATCGTCACCGACACCGGGCTGGCCAAGGCTGGCGTGGCGACGATGATTGCCGAGAAACTGGCGATCCAGGACATCGACTCGGTGATCTTCGATGGCGCCAAGCCGAATCCGAGCATTGCCAACGTCGAACTTGGCCTGGGCCTGCTCAAGGAAAGTCGCTGTGATTTCGTAGTGTCTCTGGGGGGCGGTTCGCCCCACGACTGCGCCAAGGGCATCGCCTTGTGCGCCACCAACGGGGGGACGATTCGTGACTACGAAGGGGTCGATCGGTCGGCCAAACCCCAACTGCCGCTGATCGCGATCAACACCACCGCCGGCACTGCCAGCGAGATGACCCGTTTCTGCATCATCACCGATGAATCGCGCCACGTAAAAATGGCCATCGTCGACCGCAACGTTACGCCGCTGCTGTCAGTCAACGACCCGGCGCTGATGGTCGCCATGCCCAAGGGCCTGACCGCCGCCACCGGCATGGACGCATTGACCCATGCCATCGAAGCCTACGTCTCCACGGCGGCCAACCCGATTACCGATGCCTGTGCGCTGAAAGCCGTCACGTTGATCAGCAACAACCTGCGCCTGGCGGTACAGAACGGCAGCGACATGACCGCGCGGGAAAACATGGCTTACGCGCAATTCCTGGCGGGCATGGCGTTCAACAATGCGTCCCTTGGTTACGTTCACGCAATGGCCCACCAGTTAGGCGGGTTCTACGACTTGCCCCATGGCGTGTGCAACGCGGTGTTGCTGCCTCACGTGCAAAGCTTCAACGCGCTGGTTTGCGCCCCTCGCCTGACCGACGTTGCCCACGCGATGGGGGCCGACATCCGCGGGCTCAGCCCGGAAGAGGGCGCGCAGGCGGCGATCACGGCGATCCGCAGCCTGGCCAGGGACGTCGACATCCCCGCCGGTTTGCGTGAGCTCGGTGCCAGGCTCAATGACATCCCGGTCCTGGCCAGCAATGCCCTGAAAGACGCCTGCGGGCTGACCAACCCACGGGCGGCGGATCAGCGGCAGATCGAGGAGATTTTCCGCAGCGCGTTCTAA